The genomic interval TTGGCGAGGTGGTACAGCCCCAGTTTGAGCTCCGGGAGTGGCGGATAGGAGCTCATCAGGAAGGCCCGCGCGCGGTCGCCGTACAGGCGAGGCAGGATGGCATGTGCGGCCTCCGTGTCGCGCAGGTCGAGCCTGGCGTGCACGACCTTGATCTTGAAGCCGTGGCGCAGCCACCAGCCCGTTCGTCGCTGAGTGGCCTGCCGGGCATGGTTGACTACCTCCGGCTCGAGGAGAGGCCCCACGTCGTCGCGGCCGTAGTAGCCCATGACCACCAGCCGCCCCCCGGGACGCAGGACGCGCAGCGCCTCGGCGATGGCCGGCAGCGAGTCCTCCTCGGCCTCGATCAGGCCATGGAGCACGATGTCCACCGCCGCGTCGCGCAGGGGGAGGGCAGTGGCCTCGCCCTCCACCATCCGGATGTTTGGCTGGTGC from Chloroflexota bacterium carries:
- a CDS encoding class I SAM-dependent methyltransferase, which produces MMRGILPAWTEPDPDLYHRLGDMIDPGRKVLAALERIVPLSGKRIADVGTGIGHYPMLLARRTARTYGIESDPSLLGEARLRASAAHQPNIRMVEGEATALPLRDAAVDIVLHGLIEAEEDSLPAIAEALRVLRPGGRLVVMGYYGRDDVGPLLEPEVVNHARQATQRRTGWWLRHGFKIKVVHARLDLRDTEAAHAILPRLYGDRARAFLMSSYPPLPELKLGLYHLAKAWA